From Nitratidesulfovibrio vulgaris str. Hildenborough, a single genomic window includes:
- a CDS encoding D-alanyl-D-alanine carboxypeptidase family protein, producing the protein MAHQSIPGHGKRFPGQLGIVLLVLTFVVASVCGAHASERLNVVSAFLIDQNSRRVLFEQNADAQIPPASLTKVISMYVALDHIRAGKASLADKVKISARAARTGGSRMFLTRGETVSLDELLMGMAVSSGNDASVAVAEHIAGSTDRFVQLMNAKARALGMTETTFRNVNGLPAAGQKTTARDMGKLAVSYLTAHPQALRYHSTRFIRHNKVITTNKNPMLGNCEGADGLKTGWVCASGYNLISTVKRGNTRLVAVVLGAENSQVRGQEMNRLIDAGYRSLRGEGPSVAAVLPRLSPADYRIDLHKTNSLAYAEVSKHKKKIAARKGKLRAGKTGSKQHASAQVSKSSKSSKAVKGKSPDKSAATSKAVATVRREKAKAVPSNKSVRATKVQQARKAAVARKTETKTTVKRSKPATAASTKKTAAPPRTPVQRAERTDKRG; encoded by the coding sequence ATGGCACACCAGAGCATCCCCGGACATGGCAAACGCTTTCCCGGCCAGCTAGGCATCGTCCTTCTGGTGCTGACTTTCGTTGTGGCAAGCGTCTGCGGGGCACATGCCTCCGAAAGGCTCAATGTGGTATCGGCGTTCCTGATAGACCAGAACAGCCGACGTGTGCTCTTCGAACAGAACGCTGACGCGCAGATTCCTCCCGCTTCGCTCACCAAGGTCATATCGATGTATGTGGCCCTCGACCATATCAGGGCCGGAAAGGCCTCTCTCGCAGACAAGGTCAAGATCAGCGCCCGTGCGGCCCGAACAGGCGGTTCTCGCATGTTTCTCACCCGCGGAGAGACTGTATCGCTTGACGAACTGCTTATGGGCATGGCTGTATCCTCTGGCAATGACGCCAGTGTTGCAGTGGCTGAGCATATCGCGGGCAGTACCGACCGGTTCGTACAACTGATGAACGCCAAGGCACGTGCACTGGGGATGACGGAAACGACATTCCGCAACGTCAACGGACTGCCTGCAGCGGGGCAGAAGACGACAGCGCGAGACATGGGCAAGCTGGCAGTCAGCTATCTCACTGCCCATCCGCAGGCACTGCGCTACCATTCAACGCGCTTCATCAGACACAACAAGGTCATCACGACCAACAAGAATCCCATGCTCGGCAACTGCGAAGGGGCCGACGGCCTCAAGACCGGCTGGGTATGCGCGTCGGGCTACAACCTCATATCCACTGTCAAACGGGGCAACACCCGCCTTGTTGCTGTCGTCCTCGGCGCGGAGAACAGTCAGGTTCGCGGTCAGGAGATGAACAGGCTCATCGACGCAGGCTACAGGTCGTTACGGGGTGAGGGGCCTTCAGTGGCTGCCGTCCTGCCCCGCCTCTCGCCTGCCGATTATCGGATCGACCTGCACAAGACCAACTCTCTCGCCTATGCCGAAGTGAGCAAACACAAGAAGAAGATCGCAGCCCGCAAAGGCAAACTGCGGGCAGGCAAGACTGGCTCCAAGCAGCACGCCTCGGCGCAGGTCAGCAAGTCCTCCAAATCATCCAAGGCCGTCAAAGGCAAATCTCCGGACAAGTCTGCAGCTACATCCAAGGCTGTCGCCACAGTGCGGCGAGAGAAAGCCAAGGCGGTTCCTTCGAACAAGTCTGTCCGGGCTACCAAGGTGCAGCAGGCCCGCAAGGCTGCCGTCGCCCGCAAGACAGAGACGAAAACGACCGTGAAACGGTCCAAGCCCGCCACCGCCGCTTCGACCAAGAAGACGGCAGCACCGCCTCGTACTCCCGTACAGCGCGCCGAACGCACAGACAAACGGGGCTAG
- the queE gene encoding 7-carboxy-7-deazaguanine synthase, whose product MTYRVKEIFHTLQGEGMRAGRAAVFCRFSGCNLWTGWAQDRPAAVCPFCDTDFVGTDGPGGGVFEDAATLAAAILAAFPYKTGEGYRPYVVFTGGEPALQLDRPLIDILHAHGCEVAIETNGTVRLPEGIDWVTVSPKAGTRLAVTSGDELKLVWPQQGICPESYESLAFTYLLMQPRDGLGDAGRGDAESEAVRWCLAHPRWRLCLQTHKYLGIP is encoded by the coding sequence ATGACGTATCGTGTCAAAGAGATTTTCCACACGTTGCAGGGCGAGGGGATGCGCGCAGGGCGTGCCGCCGTGTTCTGCCGTTTCTCGGGTTGCAACCTGTGGACGGGGTGGGCGCAGGACAGGCCCGCTGCCGTGTGCCCCTTCTGCGATACTGATTTCGTGGGTACCGATGGTCCGGGCGGGGGCGTCTTCGAAGATGCCGCGACGCTCGCCGCAGCCATCCTCGCCGCCTTTCCCTACAAGACCGGAGAAGGATACCGTCCGTATGTCGTCTTCACCGGCGGCGAACCTGCCTTGCAACTCGACCGTCCCCTGATCGACATCCTCCATGCCCACGGCTGTGAAGTCGCTATCGAGACCAACGGCACCGTTCGCCTGCCGGAGGGCATAGACTGGGTGACCGTGAGCCCGAAGGCCGGAACCCGGCTTGCCGTCACCTCCGGGGATGAGCTCAAACTCGTCTGGCCGCAGCAGGGCATTTGCCCTGAATCGTACGAATCTCTCGCTTTCACCTACCTTCTCATGCAGCCTAGAGACGGACTTGGGGATGCAGGCAGAGGCGATGCAGAGTCGGAGGCTGTGCGGTGGTGCCTTGCACATCCCAGATGGCGACTTTGCCTCCAGACGCACAAGTACCTCGGAATCCCCTAG
- the queD gene encoding 6-carboxytetrahydropterin synthase QueD, which yields MELFVTLSFDAAHRLPCVPKGHKCGNLHGHTFSVEVHLAGPLDGDNGWVMDFGDVKRVARPVVDQLDHAYLNDIEGLENPTSENIARWLWERLVTSLPLLSKVVVRESPTSGAVYRGHSA from the coding sequence ATGGAACTTTTCGTCACGTTGTCGTTCGACGCGGCACATCGTCTGCCTTGTGTTCCGAAGGGGCACAAGTGCGGCAACCTGCACGGGCATACCTTCAGTGTTGAAGTCCACCTTGCCGGGCCTCTCGACGGAGACAACGGCTGGGTGATGGATTTCGGAGACGTCAAGCGCGTGGCGCGCCCGGTCGTGGACCAGCTAGACCATGCCTACCTGAATGATATTGAAGGACTCGAGAACCCCACAAGCGAGAACATCGCCCGCTGGCTGTGGGAACGCCTTGTGACATCCCTCCCGCTGCTTTCCAAGGTCGTCGTGCGCGAGAGTCCCACATCGGGTGCCGTCTATAGGGGGCATTCCGCCTGA